One window from the genome of Archocentrus centrarchus isolate MPI-CPG fArcCen1 unplaced genomic scaffold, fArcCen1 scaffold_41_ctg1, whole genome shotgun sequence encodes:
- the LOC115776943 gene encoding HLA class II histocompatibility antigen, DR alpha chain-like, giving the protein MKMKELLLFLSCVLGVSADGLHSDVALLGCSDFDGEDMYALDGEELWYADFNKHTGVEPQPPFVDHMSYQEGTYDTAVANQQICRSNLKIVRAAMKDFPTKHIVPSGVMIYTRDEVEPGLQNTLICHVTGFYPAPVNVSWTKNGEKVTEGTSINVPYVSKDLGTFTQISRLQFTPQLGDVYSCTVEHLALTQPTTKIYDVEASQSAPGVGPAVFCGVGLTVGLLGVAAGTFFLIKGNECS; this is encoded by the exons atgaagatgaaggagctgctcctcttcctctcctgtgtCCTCGGTGTCTCTGCTGATG GTCTGCACAGTGATGTTGCTCTCCTTGGCTGTTCAGACTTTGATGGAGAGGACATGTATGCACTGGATGGTGAAGAGCTTTGGTACGCAGACTtcaacaaacacacaggagTCGAACCTCAGCCACCTTTTGTTGATCATATGAGCTACCAGGAAGGAACTTATGACACAGCTGTGGCTAATCAACAGATCTGCAGAAGCAACCTGAAGATTGTTCGTGCAGCGATGAAGGATTTCCCTACAAAACAca TTGTTCCTTCAGGTGTGATGATCTACACCAGAGATGAGGTGGAGCCTGGACTCCAGAACACTCTGATCTGTCATGTGACCGGTTTCTATCCTGCTCCTGTCAACGTCTCCTGGACCAAGAACGGAGAGAAGGTGACTGAAGGAACCAGCATCAATGTTCCCTATGTCAGCAAAGATCTGGGGACCTTCACCCAGATCTCCAGACTGCAGTTCACCCCACAGCTGGGAGACGTCTACAGCTGTACAGTGGAACATCTGGCTCTGACTCAGCCAACCACCAAGATCTATG aTGTGGAGGCGTCTCAGTCTGCTCCTGGTGTTGGACCTGCAGTGTTCTGTGGAGTGGGTCTGACTGTGGGTCTGCTCGGAGTGGCTGCTGGAACCTTCTTCCTCATCAAAGGAAACGAGTGCAGCTGA